A section of the Campylobacter lanienae NCTC 13004 genome encodes:
- a CDS encoding cytochrome-c peroxidase, protein MITPIPDSIPYNKEKAMLGKQLYMDTTLSADGKVSCNTCHDTKTFGVDNQVFSTGINGVMDTPFNSPTTFNAAFNFVQFWNGRAKDLADQARAPFTNPQEMGLNDEAEVIKIIEQNPDYEAKFKKIYGEINMDNITDAIAEFEKTLITPNAPFDRYQKGDENAISEAAKRGWNAFKTNGCVACHQGQNIGGTMYQKIGIFEPYPNQENLGRYEITKVESDKMVFKVPSLRNIAKTAPYYHDGSIPTLDACVQFMAYYQLGKFLDQQTVEDIVAFLESLTGEYNEQF, encoded by the coding sequence ATGATTACGCCTATTCCTGATAGTATCCCATATAACAAAGAAAAAGCAATGCTAGGAAAGCAGCTATATATGGATACTACACTATCAGCAGACGGGAAAGTTTCGTGTAATACCTGCCACGATACAAAGACCTTTGGTGTGGATAATCAAGTATTTTCAACTGGTATAAATGGAGTTATGGATACCCCTTTTAACTCGCCAACTACATTCAATGCGGCATTTAATTTCGTTCAATTTTGGAATGGCCGAGCTAAAGATTTAGCTGATCAAGCTAGAGCGCCTTTTACTAATCCGCAAGAGATGGGACTAAATGATGAAGCTGAAGTTATAAAGATAATAGAGCAAAATCCTGATTATGAAGCTAAATTTAAGAAAATTTATGGTGAAATAAATATGGATAATATCACTGATGCTATAGCTGAGTTTGAAAAGACATTAATCACCCCAAATGCTCCATTTGATAGATACCAAAAAGGTGATGAAAATGCCATTAGTGAAGCAGCAAAAAGAGGCTGGAATGCCTTTAAAACTAATGGTTGCGTAGCTTGTCATCAAGGTCAAAATATCGGTGGGACAATGTATCAAAAGATCGGAATTTTCGAGCCATATCCAAATCAAGAGAATTTGGGTCGCTATGAGATTACAAAGGTAGAATCTGATAAAATGGTCTTTAAGGTCCCAAGCCTAAGAAACATAGCCAAAACAGCCCCATACTATCACGATGGTAGTATTCCTACACTTGATGCGTGCGTGCAATTTATGGCTTATTATCAATTAGGCAAATTCCTAGATCAGCAAACAGTAGAAGATATAGTCGCATTTTTAGAGAGTTTAACAGGGGAATATAATGAACAATTCTAG
- the fliS gene encoding flagellar export chaperone FliS encodes MPSSNAAYAAYSQNNMGIDSPQKLVTMLYEGILRFIYRAKKAMDSGDIESKVLFLNKTNAIFFELMNSLDMSQGQISEYLQGLYGRQIQLISEANITNDQSKLDEVVHVTRELLEAWRDATKDDK; translated from the coding sequence ATGCCATCATCTAACGCCGCTTATGCGGCTTATAGCCAAAATAACATGGGGATTGACTCCCCACAAAAGTTAGTAACTATGCTATATGAGGGAATTTTACGCTTTATATATAGAGCCAAAAAAGCGATGGATTCTGGCGATATAGAGAGTAAGGTGCTATTTTTAAACAAAACAAATGCGATATTTTTTGAGCTAATGAATTCGCTAGATATGAGTCAAGGCCAAATCAGTGAGTATCTCCAAGGGTTATACGGCAGACAAATTCAGCTAATCTCTGAAGCCAATATCACAAATGACCAAAGCAAATTAGACGAAGTCGTCCATGTAACAAGAGAGCTTTTAGAAGCGTGGAGAGATGCAACAAAGGATGATAAATGA
- the fliD gene encoding flagellar filament capping protein FliD: MAINTEKSQLGVGSGNILSWDTIDKLKEADTKALIKPLETEIQSNLTKQKDLTAITTLLSTFKSNVSNLTGDSTYLKREASTSGSGSVSVSVSSGVAEQELNLSVEQLASQDSFQSKKFSSRTDSVFTQDVSFGISIGGKDYVIDADSTTTLEQLAEKINEATDGKVQAKILNVGGDEPFRLIIQSAETGEANKISFYSITNSSSSNTSSDSTLEALGFYFDKSSGSGEKDSYGNEINRLTLKDPSTLQPDQQQKAGSQISKAQDAKFKYNGIDITRSSNKVEDLILGVSLTLNKVDKDGESTNSSIKQSTKGILEDIKAMVDSFNSLMNNINEATKYDSETGLAGTFQGVREITSISSELNKIINGVSKDGKSLASFGITVTKDGLLTMDSTKVNDMITTNFDEFKNFFSSETKFTNVTAKGDKAIDWNNDIKGTLTINGVDISIDIPKDYTAGGATNTGGTGDEKDKKNALLKAITNASGLSNISASFDKDGKLVLKGSGGTNIEIKGDSTFLESLGLKEQKLEGKTEVVGGFFKGLNDTLNGLIGTNGTLTKYENSLTSSHKSLTETKEKRQKELDTKYTTMAEKWSQYDTIIAKLESQMNTVNGMIEAARNANK; the protein is encoded by the coding sequence ATGGCAATCAATACTGAAAAATCACAATTAGGCGTCGGTAGTGGCAATATCCTAAGCTGGGATACTATAGATAAACTCAAAGAAGCAGATACAAAGGCTCTAATCAAGCCATTAGAAACAGAGATACAAAGCAATCTAACCAAACAAAAGGATCTAACCGCTATCACCACGCTACTAAGCACATTTAAATCAAATGTATCTAATCTAACTGGTGATAGCACATATCTAAAGCGTGAAGCTAGCACAAGTGGTAGCGGTAGCGTCTCAGTATCAGTAAGCTCTGGTGTAGCGGAGCAAGAGTTAAATCTAAGTGTAGAGCAGTTAGCTAGTCAAGACTCATTTCAATCTAAAAAATTTAGCTCAAGAACTGATAGTGTATTTACTCAAGATGTTAGCTTTGGGATTAGTATCGGTGGTAAGGATTATGTGATTGACGCAGATTCTACTACTACACTAGAGCAATTGGCTGAAAAGATCAATGAAGCCACAGATGGCAAAGTCCAAGCTAAAATTTTAAATGTCGGTGGGGATGAGCCATTTAGATTGATTATCCAATCAGCCGAAACTGGAGAGGCAAATAAAATTAGCTTTTATAGTATTACAAATTCAAGTAGTAGCAATACAAGCTCTGATAGCACTCTAGAAGCTTTAGGATTTTATTTTGATAAATCTAGTGGAAGCGGAGAAAAAGATAGCTACGGCAATGAGATTAATAGATTAACTCTAAAAGATCCTAGCACTCTACAACCTGATCAACAACAAAAAGCCGGCTCTCAAATCTCCAAAGCACAAGATGCGAAATTCAAATATAACGGCATAGATATCACTAGAAGCTCAAATAAAGTTGAAGATCTAATCTTAGGTGTTAGCTTAACTTTAAATAAAGTAGATAAAGACGGCGAAAGCACAAATTCATCTATCAAGCAAAGCACCAAAGGGATACTAGAAGATATCAAAGCGATGGTGGATTCTTTCAACTCATTAATGAATAATATAAATGAAGCTACCAAATATGATAGCGAAACTGGCCTAGCTGGGACATTTCAAGGTGTAAGAGAGATAACTTCTATATCAAGCGAGCTAAATAAGATTATAAATGGCGTAAGCAAAGATGGTAAATCCTTAGCTAGTTTTGGTATCACAGTTACCAAAGATGGGCTTTTGACTATGGATTCAACCAAAGTAAATGATATGATAACTACAAATTTTGATGAGTTTAAAAATTTCTTTAGCTCTGAAACTAAATTTACCAATGTCACCGCAAAAGGCGATAAAGCAATTGATTGGAATAATGATATAAAAGGCACACTGACCATTAATGGTGTAGATATAAGTATCGATATCCCAAAAGATTATACCGCCGGCGGCGCTACTAACACTGGTGGCACAGGAGATGAAAAAGATAAGAAAAACGCCCTATTAAAAGCCATCACCAACGCATCTGGCCTAAGCAATATATCAGCCTCATTTGACAAAGATGGAAAACTAGTCTTAAAAGGCTCAGGTGGCACAAATATCGAGATTAAAGGTGATTCAACATTTTTAGAGAGTTTAGGCTTAAAAGAACAGAAATTAGAGGGCAAAACAGAAGTTGTGGGTGGATTTTTCAAAGGTTTAAATGATACGCTAAATGGCTTAATCGGCACAAATGGCACCCTAACAAAATATGAAAATAGTCTAACAAGCTCACACAAATCTCTAACCGAAACTAAAGAGAAAAGACAAAAAGAGCTAGATACAAAATACACCACAATGGCTGAAAAATGGTCACAATATGATACTATCATTGCTAAGCTAGAATCTCAAATGAATACTGTAAATGGTATGATCGAGGCTGCAAGAAATGCTAACAAATAA
- a CDS encoding flagellar protein FlaG, translating into MEILKVAAQQQMDTYSTQNTQSQFNTQTREVENLNLQQDSATQNRANESLTNEQIQDILAKANENLSLLNTNIRFGYNDKIDSMFINVTEKDTGNIIRKIPTEQAMKLTEHFRDIIGMIFDKKE; encoded by the coding sequence ATGGAAATTTTAAAAGTAGCAGCCCAACAGCAAATGGATACTTACAGCACTCAAAATACGCAATCACAGTTTAATACCCAAACAAGAGAGGTGGAAAATTTAAATTTACAGCAAGACTCTGCTACACAAAATCGAGCTAATGAGAGTCTAACAAATGAGCAAATTCAAGATATTTTAGCCAAGGCTAATGAGAATCTTAGCTTGCTAAATACAAATATTAGATTTGGTTATAATGACAAGATTGATAGTATGTTTATAAATGTTACTGAAAAAGATACCGGAAATATCATCCGCAAAATCCCAACAGAACAAGCAATGAAGCTCACAGAGCATTTTAGAGATATAATCGGTATGATATTTGATAAAAAGGAATAA
- a CDS encoding ornithine carbamoyltransferase — MRVCIDCECLLLAESLRLFLGSSVTTRKDCDFIVSDRPSKGNKPVFVIEDNSPYLRVPFNKETLLNTLGEFYSAMQISGKIQPSELTSLERRIGDLVDKFKSDLIKIIKDEYEK, encoded by the coding sequence ATGAGAGTTTGTATTGATTGTGAATGTCTTTTGTTGGCTGAGAGTTTAAGGCTATTTTTAGGTTCAAGTGTAACAACTAGAAAAGATTGTGATTTTATCGTTAGTGATAGACCATCTAAGGGCAATAAACCAGTTTTTGTAATAGAAGATAACTCCCCATATCTTCGTGTGCCTTTCAATAAAGAAACGCTATTAAACACCTTAGGTGAGTTCTATTCAGCGATGCAAATAAGTGGCAAAATCCAGCCAAGTGAGCTTACTAGCTTAGAGCGTAGAATTGGCGATTTGGTGGATAAATTTAAATCTGATCTAATAAAAATAATAAAAGATGAATATGAAAAATAG
- the rsmD gene encoding 16S rRNA (guanine(966)-N(2))-methyltransferase RsmD yields MKNSLFTTISSGKYKGKKLNLPSLSTTRSTKSIVKESVFNSLQNDIYNSVFIELFGGSGLMAATAVSNHAQKAYAIELDRAAFNILKSNFTTLNDEALIAINGDTFELTPKIVSENIEQNTILYIDPPFDIRDGFDGIYTKIYKMLSKMDINIAIIEHISAHTTPQTIGKLNLYKSRKFGNTTLSYYSKCI; encoded by the coding sequence ATGAAAAATAGTCTATTTACTACTATCTCAAGCGGTAAATATAAGGGCAAAAAGTTAAATTTACCAAGCCTATCCACCACTAGAAGCACTAAATCTATAGTAAAAGAGTCAGTATTTAATAGCTTACAAAATGATATTTATAACTCTGTATTTATCGAGTTATTTGGTGGTAGCGGATTGATGGCAGCAACCGCAGTGAGTAATCACGCCCAAAAAGCCTATGCCATTGAGCTTGATAGGGCGGCATTTAATATTCTAAAATCAAATTTCACCACTTTAAATGATGAAGCTTTGATCGCTATCAATGGCGATACATTTGAGCTAACTCCAAAGATAGTTAGCGAAAATATAGAGCAAAATACTATACTTTATATCGATCCGCCATTTGATATTAGAGATGGATTTGATGGAATTTATACTAAAATTTATAAAATGCTATCTAAAATGGATATAAATATCGCTATAATCGAGCATATATCAGCTCATACTACTCCACAAACAATAGGCAAATTAAATTTATATAAAAGCCGTAAATTTGGTAATACAACCCTAAGTTACTACTCAAAATGTATATAG
- a CDS encoding IMPACT family protein, translating to MYIVKECYCHEQDIKKSNFASYICPFSEFESLRARLKEQNPKAAHIVWAYRYYNKYFQIVENSSDDGEPKGSSGPACLDALRGANLIDTAVLVVRYFGGIKLGVGGLVRAYGSSANLVINEAKLIKYEIRSIVILFVPFALLARFDHYIDKFQLNPNRDYNDSGCVYEFSLSSDEFANLYEFAFEYEISGVVYYALPLIAKNFYDNQIS from the coding sequence ATGTATATAGTCAAAGAGTGCTATTGCCACGAGCAAGATATCAAAAAATCAAATTTTGCTAGTTATATCTGCCCATTTAGCGAATTTGAGAGCTTAAGAGCGAGATTAAAAGAACAAAACCCAAAAGCCGCACATATCGTATGGGCATATCGCTACTATAATAAATATTTTCAAATCGTAGAAAACTCTAGCGATGATGGTGAGCCAAAAGGTAGCTCTGGGCCTGCGTGTTTAGATGCTTTGCGTGGGGCAAATTTGATCGATACAGCTGTGCTGGTGGTGCGGTATTTTGGCGGGATAAAGCTTGGTGTCGGTGGGCTTGTTAGGGCGTATGGGAGTAGTGCGAATTTGGTTATCAATGAAGCAAAATTGATCAAATATGAGATACGCAGTATAGTTATACTTTTTGTGCCGTTTGCGCTACTAGCTAGATTTGATCACTATATAGATAAATTTCAGTTAAATCCAAATAGAGATTATAACGATTCTGGATGTGTGTATGAATTTAGCCTAAGTAGCGATGAATTTGCTAATTTATATGAATTTGCCTTTGAATATGAGATATCTGGCGTTGTCTATTACGCATTACCCCTTATAGCAAAAAATTTCTACGATAATCAAATATCTTAA